From Xenopus tropicalis strain Nigerian chromosome 3, UCB_Xtro_10.0, whole genome shotgun sequence, the proteins below share one genomic window:
- the mxd3 gene encoding max dimerization protein 3 isoform X1, translated as MEQLPSNLQVLLQAAEYVERRERDCLILISEAEHGYASILPCDPATPGRRKRQRTNSNPDNVRSVHNELEKHRRAQLRRCLEQLKQQVPLSMENSRHTTLSLLHRAKQHIKKLEDQELRAKSLKEKLRVEQQKLRQRLKQLLPPNTERIRTDSLDSSTLSSERSDSDQEDLEVDVEGIILSGNEGELFVSFSAGLEHSYSTPAHAWL; from the exons ATGGAGCAGCTCCCCAGCAATCTGCAGGTTCTTCTGCAAGCTGCTGAGTATGTGGAGCGAAGGGAAAGAG ACTGTCTAATATTGATTTCAGAAGCAGAGCATGGTTATGCCTCCATCTTGCCATGTGATCCTGCCACCCCGGGGAGGCGAAAGCGTCAGAGAACAAACAGCAACCCAGATAATGTCAG ATCTGTTCACAATGAGCTGGAGAAACACAG GAGAGCGCAACTTCGAAGATGCTTAGAGCAACTTAAACAACAAGTGCCTCTGAGCATGGAAAACTCAAGGCATACAACTCTCAGTCTCTTACACAGGGCCAAGCAACACATCAAA AAACTTGAAGACCAGGAGCTAAGGGCTAAAAGCCTGAAGGAAAAACTGAGGGTAGAACAGCAGAAGCTCCGCCAGAGACTAAAACAGCTTTTACCTCCTAACACAGAGAGGATTCGAACTGACAGCTTAGATTCGTCAACTTTATCCTCTGAGAGATCTGATTCTGATCAAG AGGATTTGGAGGTAGATGTGGAGGGAATAATTCTGAGTGGCAATGAGGGTGAACTCTTTGTTTCATTTAGTGCTGGGCTGGAACACAGCTACTCTACTCCAGCTCATGCCTGGCTATGA
- the mxd3 gene encoding max dimerization protein 3 isoform X2 has protein sequence MEQLPSNLQVLLQAAEYVERREREAEHGYASILPCDPATPGRRKRQRTNSNPDNVRSVHNELEKHRRAQLRRCLEQLKQQVPLSMENSRHTTLSLLHRAKQHIKKLEDQELRAKSLKEKLRVEQQKLRQRLKQLLPPNTERIRTDSLDSSTLSSERSDSDQEDLEVDVEGIILSGNEGELFVSFSAGLEHSYSTPAHAWL, from the exons ATGGAGCAGCTCCCCAGCAATCTGCAGGTTCTTCTGCAAGCTGCTGAGTATGTGGAGCGAAGGGAAAGAG AAGCAGAGCATGGTTATGCCTCCATCTTGCCATGTGATCCTGCCACCCCGGGGAGGCGAAAGCGTCAGAGAACAAACAGCAACCCAGATAATGTCAG ATCTGTTCACAATGAGCTGGAGAAACACAG GAGAGCGCAACTTCGAAGATGCTTAGAGCAACTTAAACAACAAGTGCCTCTGAGCATGGAAAACTCAAGGCATACAACTCTCAGTCTCTTACACAGGGCCAAGCAACACATCAAA AAACTTGAAGACCAGGAGCTAAGGGCTAAAAGCCTGAAGGAAAAACTGAGGGTAGAACAGCAGAAGCTCCGCCAGAGACTAAAACAGCTTTTACCTCCTAACACAGAGAGGATTCGAACTGACAGCTTAGATTCGTCAACTTTATCCTCTGAGAGATCTGATTCTGATCAAG AGGATTTGGAGGTAGATGTGGAGGGAATAATTCTGAGTGGCAATGAGGGTGAACTCTTTGTTTCATTTAGTGCTGGGCTGGAACACAGCTACTCTACTCCAGCTCATGCCTGGCTATGA